A genome region from Panicum virgatum strain AP13 chromosome 4K, P.virgatum_v5, whole genome shotgun sequence includes the following:
- the LOC120704558 gene encoding uncharacterized protein LOC120704558 isoform X5 has product MAILGVGLLMGWIIFGVFGLGCYVKLFGWELMGLHDNWVGMEWNGFASKWVGLGWNGFIFPGFSPTPSVSPNPSLPPDRTAAPPAPRSGYRSSTRSPCASSSTTKSGSCSSALHSSCHCSKHPTAGPDLDDAAGPDLEDAAGPVLIDYLHLFCYPSQGKTRARACTSSWTSTAPTSTDTDYFNASLTDLLSSLSG; this is encoded by the exons ATGGCGATCCTTGGCGtaggcctgctaatgggttggataATATTTGGAGTTTTTGGGTTGGGTTGTTACGTGAAATTGTTTGGATGGGAGTTAATGGGTTTACATGACAATTGGGTTGGGATGGAATGGAATGGGTTTGCTAGCaaatgggttgggttgggttggaacGGGTTCATTTTCCCCGGGTTCTCACCCACTCCCTCAGTCTCACCCAACCCCAGTCTGCCCCCAGATcgcaccgccgctcctccggcCCCCAGATCCGGCTACCGTTCCTCCACCCGCAGCCCCTGTGCCTCATCCTCCACCACCAAATCCGGCAGCTGCTCCTCCGCCCTGCACTCCTCCTGCCACTGCTCCAAGCATCCCACCGCCGGCCCCGACCTGGACGACGCCGCTGGACCCGACCTGGAAGACGCCGCTGGCCCCGTCCTGATTGACTACCTCCACCTCTTCTGCTACCCCAGCCAAGGCAAGACCAG GGCAAGGGCGTGTACCAGTTCGTGGACAAGTACGGCGCCAACGTCGACGGATACAG ACTACTTCAATGCGTCTTTGACTGATCTCTTGAGCTCACTATCTGGTTAG
- the LOC120704558 gene encoding uncharacterized protein LOC120704558 isoform X4, whose protein sequence is MAILGVGLLMGWIIFGVFGLGCYVKLFGWELMGLHDNWVGMEWNGFASKWVGLGWNGFIFPGFSPTPSVSPNPSLPPDRTAAPPAPRSGYRSSTRSPCASSSTTKSGSCSSALHSSCHCSKHPTAGPDLDDAAGPDLEDAAGPVLIDYLHLFCYPSQGKTRARACTSSWTSTAPTSTDTGYGVHPLRSKFLCIPHLAAQGSSWLEVLS, encoded by the exons ATGGCGATCCTTGGCGtaggcctgctaatgggttggataATATTTGGAGTTTTTGGGTTGGGTTGTTACGTGAAATTGTTTGGATGGGAGTTAATGGGTTTACATGACAATTGGGTTGGGATGGAATGGAATGGGTTTGCTAGCaaatgggttgggttgggttggaacGGGTTCATTTTCCCCGGGTTCTCACCCACTCCCTCAGTCTCACCCAACCCCAGTCTGCCCCCAGATcgcaccgccgctcctccggcCCCCAGATCCGGCTACCGTTCCTCCACCCGCAGCCCCTGTGCCTCATCCTCCACCACCAAATCCGGCAGCTGCTCCTCCGCCCTGCACTCCTCCTGCCACTGCTCCAAGCATCCCACCGCCGGCCCCGACCTGGACGACGCCGCTGGACCCGACCTGGAAGACGCCGCTGGCCCCGTCCTGATTGACTACCTCCACCTCTTCTGCTACCCCAGCCAAGGCAAGACCAG GGCAAGGGCGTGTACCAGTTCGTGGACAAGTACGGCGCCAACGTCGACGGATACAG GATATGGAGTACACCCCTTACGCAGCAAGTTCCTCTGTATCCCACATCTCGCTGCTCAAGGAAGTTCTTGGCTGGAGGTTTTGTCTTAA
- the LOC120704558 gene encoding zinc finger BED domain-containing protein RICESLEEPER 2-like isoform X1 has product METMSTSHPAEASDTNTSSNDDHSSGTPNRRSKVWEHFEPELVEVDGALKAVCRYCGMKMASGKSGTNSLRNHIKDSCRKISADDRQRFIATIQKQPAGPFTFNPQISRELMITWCIRAEVAFNKFDDPSFSPWMASLQPTFDCIGRQTIRNDCVRMYGRVKQTLASELQGLDSRICFTSDLWTSNQKLGYMCLTTHYVDANFALHKKIISFKALKYPHSGLAIEEAITRCMTEYGIKEKMFTITLDNASNNNTACDLLQESAKSDLLFGGQHLRVRCCAHILNLLVQDGMTIADATLEMIRDLIRHINSSPRRIQSFNEIAERESLSPKAGLVLDIPNRWNSTFDMIVEAVKYRSVLKRYAASNQEPFPSNDDWIKVEAICDFLEAFEEATRAFSADRYPTAHTFLDNVLCIHEALKNSEMQANEAIQNLGRAMESKFSKYWDGNYNMTLVIATVLDPRKKMDFLEFFYQRVCNYFVDIETSMTSAREWMTKYFRKYEEIVRTNGVDLVYTTVSRGIMGSPVLAKRRMHQEFAHFRNQKRASNTQKSELDAYLEDEHVRDDENFEILSWWKTNKDKYPVLSTMARDFLAIPLSTVSSESAFSLSGRILSDNRSSMTPETLEALVCVKDWLYKLPGNEDCSQIVVD; this is encoded by the exons ATGGAAACG ATGTCAACTTCTCATCCGGCTGAGGCCTCAGACACCAATACAAGCAGCAATGATGACCATTCATCAGGAACACCAAATAGGAGGTCTAAAGTGTGGGAACACTTTGAGCCAGAGTTGGTCGAGGTGGATGGTGCTCTGAAGGCTGTTTGCAGATACTGCGGCATGAAGATGGCTAGTGGAAAATCAGGTACAAATAGTTTGAGAAATCACATAAAAGATTCTTGTCGAAAAATTAGTGCAGATGATAGACAGAGGTTTATTGCCACAATTCAGAAACAACCAGCGGGTCCATTTACCTTCAATCCTCAAATAAGTCGTGAGTTAATGATAACTTGGTGCATTCGGGCAGAGGTTGCATTTAATAAATTTGACGACCCAAGTTTTTCACCATGGATGGCATCCTTGCAGCCCACATTTGATTGCATTGGGCGCCAAACAATCCGCAATGATTGTGTTCGTATGTATGGGAGAGTGAAGCAAACATTAGCAAGTGAACTGCAAGGTCTTGATTCTCGCATATGCTTTACTTCTGATCTGTGGACATCTAACCAAAAGCTGGGATATATGTGTCTAACAACCCATTATGTGGATGCTAACTTTGCCTTGCATAAGAAGATAATTTCTTTCAAAGCATTAAAGTATCCACATAGTGGTCTAGCCATTGAGGAGGCAATCACAAGATGTATGACAGAGTAtggaataaaagaaaagatgTTCACTATCACCCTTGACAATGCATCAAACAACAACACAGCTTGTGACCTTTTGCAAGAAAGTGCCAAATCAGACTTGCTGTTTGGTGGTCAACATCTTCGAGTTAGATGCTGCGCTCATATTCTGAATCTTCTTGTCCAAGATGGTATGACTATTGCTGATGCAACACTTGAGATGATCCGGGATCTGATTAGGCACATTAACTCCTCACCGAGAAGAATCCAAAGTTTCAACGAGATAGCTGAAAGAGAGAGTCTTTCACCAAAGGCTGGTTTGGTTCTTGATATTCCGAACCGTTGGAACTCAACTTTTGATATGATTGTTGAGGCTGTGAAGTACAGGAGCGTGCTGAAGAGGTATGCTGCATCAAATCAAGAACCTTTTCCATCAAATGATGACTGGATAAAAGTTGAGGCTATATGTGATTTTCTTGAGGCTTTCGAAGAAGCTACAAGGGCGTTCTCAGCTGATAGATATCCTACAGCACACACTTTTTTGGATAATGTTCTTTGCATTCATGAAGCTTTAAAAAATTCAGAAATGCAAGCTAATGAAGCCATACAAAATTTGGGTAGAGCAATGGAAAGCAAATTCAGCAAGTATTGGGATGGGAACTATAATATGACCCTTGTTATTGCAACGGTACTTGATCCAAGAAAGAAGATGGACTTCTTGGAATTCTTTTATCAGAGGGTGTGCAACTACTTTGTTGATATTGAGACAAGCATGACTTCAGCTAGAGAATGGATGACTAAGTATTTTAGGAAATATGAAGAGATTGTTAGGACAAATGGTGTAGATCTAGTATATACTACTGTATCTAGAGGCATTATGGGTTCACCTGTGCTAGCTAAAAGAAGAATGCACCAAGAGTTTGCCCACTTTAGAAATCAAAAGAGAGCTAGCAATACTCAAAAATCGGAACTTGATGCATATCTGGAAGATGAACATGTGAGAGATGATGAAAACTTTGAGATCTTGAGTTGGTGGAAGACAAATAAAGACAAGTATCCTGTCCTATCAACCATGGCACGAGACTTCCTTGCAATTCCATTGAGCACTGTGTCTTCTGAGTCCGCATTTAGTTTGAGTGGTCGGATTCTTAGTGATAATCGGAGTTCAATGACACCTGAAACtcttgaagcccttgtttgTGTTAAGGATTGGTTGTATAAGCTCCCAGGCAATGAAGACTGCTCTCAGATTGTGGTTGACTAG
- the LOC120704558 gene encoding uncharacterized protein LOC120704558 isoform X3, with amino-acid sequence MAILGVGLLMGWIIFGVFGLGCYVKLFGWELMGLHDNWVGMEWNGFASKWVGLGWNGFIFPGFSPTPSVSPNPSLPPDRTAAPPAPRSGYRSSTRSPCASSSTTKSGSCSSALHSSCHCSKHPTAGPDLDDAAGPDLEDAAGPVLIDYLHLFCYPSQGKTSDQALALVLSLLLVLRKTKDPMASRARACTSSWTSTAPTSTDTDYFNASLTDLLSSLSG; translated from the exons ATGGCGATCCTTGGCGtaggcctgctaatgggttggataATATTTGGAGTTTTTGGGTTGGGTTGTTACGTGAAATTGTTTGGATGGGAGTTAATGGGTTTACATGACAATTGGGTTGGGATGGAATGGAATGGGTTTGCTAGCaaatgggttgggttgggttggaacGGGTTCATTTTCCCCGGGTTCTCACCCACTCCCTCAGTCTCACCCAACCCCAGTCTGCCCCCAGATcgcaccgccgctcctccggcCCCCAGATCCGGCTACCGTTCCTCCACCCGCAGCCCCTGTGCCTCATCCTCCACCACCAAATCCGGCAGCTGCTCCTCCGCCCTGCACTCCTCCTGCCACTGCTCCAAGCATCCCACCGCCGGCCCCGACCTGGACGACGCCGCTGGACCCGACCTGGAAGACGCCGCTGGCCCCGTCCTGATTGACTACCTCCACCTCTTCTGCTACCCCAGCCAAGGCAAGACCAG CGACCAAGCGCTCGCTTTGGTTCTCTCTCTGCTCTTGGTTTTGCGGAAAACAAAGGATCCGATGGCTTCCAG GGCAAGGGCGTGTACCAGTTCGTGGACAAGTACGGCGCCAACGTCGACGGATACAG ACTACTTCAATGCGTCTTTGACTGATCTCTTGAGCTCACTATCTGGTTAG
- the LOC120704558 gene encoding uncharacterized protein LOC120704558 isoform X2, whose translation MAILGVGLLMGWIIFGVFGLGCYVKLFGWELMGLHDNWVGMEWNGFASKWVGLGWNGFIFPGFSPTPSVSPNPSLPPDRTAAPPAPRSGYRSSTRSPCASSSTTKSGSCSSALHSSCHCSKHPTAGPDLDDAAGPDLEDAAGPVLIDYLHLFCYPSQGKTSDQALALVLSLLLVLRKTKDPMASRARACTSSWTSTAPTSTDTGYGVHPLRSKFLCIPHLAAQGSSWLEVLS comes from the exons ATGGCGATCCTTGGCGtaggcctgctaatgggttggataATATTTGGAGTTTTTGGGTTGGGTTGTTACGTGAAATTGTTTGGATGGGAGTTAATGGGTTTACATGACAATTGGGTTGGGATGGAATGGAATGGGTTTGCTAGCaaatgggttgggttgggttggaacGGGTTCATTTTCCCCGGGTTCTCACCCACTCCCTCAGTCTCACCCAACCCCAGTCTGCCCCCAGATcgcaccgccgctcctccggcCCCCAGATCCGGCTACCGTTCCTCCACCCGCAGCCCCTGTGCCTCATCCTCCACCACCAAATCCGGCAGCTGCTCCTCCGCCCTGCACTCCTCCTGCCACTGCTCCAAGCATCCCACCGCCGGCCCCGACCTGGACGACGCCGCTGGACCCGACCTGGAAGACGCCGCTGGCCCCGTCCTGATTGACTACCTCCACCTCTTCTGCTACCCCAGCCAAGGCAAGACCAG CGACCAAGCGCTCGCTTTGGTTCTCTCTCTGCTCTTGGTTTTGCGGAAAACAAAGGATCCGATGGCTTCCAG GGCAAGGGCGTGTACCAGTTCGTGGACAAGTACGGCGCCAACGTCGACGGATACAG GATATGGAGTACACCCCTTACGCAGCAAGTTCCTCTGTATCCCACATCTCGCTGCTCAAGGAAGTTCTTGGCTGGAGGTTTTGTCTTAA